In Legionella beliardensis, the following are encoded in one genomic region:
- a CDS encoding U-box domain-containing protein — MKQIMQLADGEKITHTGDLVIEGNVGRGAVIDLRDGALTVKGNIDSNAQISVQISEELRNKNAVSGLVIGGGSVIMSGVRIGGGVVSYGSYTKANLCIGNRYIGGVNINNRIFTDGQVEDCGRGVYVITAADTSDMLSFFNNNRRSSAQKPTQLVTAKIDGKTYKGYEIRVEGSTVTVDNQQVIVDTSSLSSADSEPRMPLKVTINGKIGDNVYLSSDAEIQANAIGKNCTIVSTYDGITATNVDDRTTINVRNAIELTNVGSDCKLVSKQYGLKAKNIGYRTIVEVRDAINVSDIYDFCALSSQQYGINAENIGQGVTIKVHDAIAVGNIGVGSTLSSQQYGIKAKDVADKVTIQVRDAISLRSVDHGCAITSQQYGIDVDNNVATCCKLEARDDISVGGIGDHTQITSKQGKVKASDAAGNSIVIQARESVHLKDVGNNAKVTSSQYEVSIRNIGNNANISAKDGIDIDGTCPNPSSLNLVSKGKIRRPKQAAAPAPVVPVMSQNFYATGNYEADLAMAIKASQISSNSPRILPNSPASQVGLFSSPAAKPKEVKIPHAYLCPITQEIMSEPVIFTVDGNSYEKSAITEWLTKHRNSPITREEMEPGQTIEKVLKPNRALIDAIDEFKADNPDLFKQNQFAM; from the coding sequence ATGAAACAGATCATGCAGCTTGCCGATGGAGAAAAAATCACACATACCGGCGATTTAGTCATTGAAGGCAATGTAGGTAGAGGTGCTGTTATTGATTTACGAGATGGCGCTTTAACAGTTAAAGGTAATATTGATTCCAATGCTCAAATTTCTGTACAAATTTCTGAAGAGTTAAGAAATAAAAATGCTGTTAGTGGCTTAGTAATAGGCGGTGGCTCAGTCATTATGAGCGGGGTACGTATAGGTGGTGGCGTGGTTAGCTATGGTAGTTATACTAAGGCCAATCTTTGTATTGGTAATAGATATATTGGTGGTGTAAATATTAACAATCGAATCTTTACTGATGGTCAAGTTGAAGACTGCGGCCGTGGTGTATATGTGATTACTGCTGCTGATACGTCAGATATGCTTTCATTTTTTAATAATAACCGCCGTTCTTCTGCTCAAAAACCTACACAACTGGTAACAGCTAAAATTGATGGTAAAACTTATAAAGGCTATGAAATTCGGGTGGAAGGAAGCACAGTGACTGTCGATAATCAACAAGTTATTGTCGATACTTCTTCCTTATCTAGTGCTGACAGTGAGCCTAGAATGCCTCTTAAAGTCACTATTAATGGCAAGATTGGCGACAATGTTTATCTTTCTTCAGATGCAGAAATTCAGGCCAATGCTATCGGTAAAAATTGTACTATTGTTAGTACATATGATGGCATTACAGCTACAAATGTTGATGATAGAACTACTATTAACGTAAGAAATGCAATTGAACTAACTAATGTAGGTAGTGACTGTAAATTAGTCAGTAAGCAATATGGCCTTAAAGCGAAAAACATAGGATATAGAACAATTGTTGAAGTAAGGGATGCAATTAATGTTAGTGATATTTATGATTTTTGTGCATTATCAAGCCAGCAATATGGTATTAATGCTGAAAACATTGGGCAAGGTGTAACGATCAAAGTACATGATGCTATTGCAGTTGGTAATATTGGGGTAGGGTCAACGCTCAGTAGTCAACAATATGGTATTAAAGCTAAAGACGTAGCAGATAAGGTAACCATTCAAGTGCGAGATGCTATCTCACTACGTAGTGTAGATCACGGCTGTGCTATCACTTCGCAGCAATATGGTATTGATGTGGACAATAATGTTGCAACATGCTGTAAATTAGAAGCGCGGGACGATATAAGTGTAGGTGGTATTGGTGATCATACACAAATAACAAGTAAACAAGGGAAGGTAAAAGCTTCTGATGCAGCAGGAAATTCTATTGTGATTCAGGCTAGAGAATCAGTGCATTTAAAAGATGTAGGTAACAATGCAAAGGTTACTTCGTCTCAATATGAAGTATCTATACGTAATATTGGCAATAATGCTAATATTTCTGCGAAAGATGGTATTGATATTGATGGCACATGCCCTAACCCTAGCAGCTTAAACTTAGTAAGCAAAGGAAAAATTCGCCGACCAAAACAAGCTGCTGCACCTGCTCCAGTAGTTCCTGTAATGAGTCAAAATTTTTATGCTACAGGGAACTATGAAGCTGATTTAGCAATGGCAATTAAAGCTAGCCAAATTTCTTCAAATTCTCCTAGAATCCTACCCAATTCTCCAGCTTCACAAGTAGGACTATTTAGTTCGCCAGCAGCTAAGCCTAAAGAAGTTAAAATACCACATGCTTATCTATGTCCAATAACGCAAGAGATTATGAGCGAGCCTGTTATCTTTACTGTAGATGGTAATTCCTATGAGAAATCAGCAATTACAGAATGGTTAACAAAACACAGAAACTCTCCTATAACCCGTGAAGAAATGGAGCCAGGCCAGACCATTGAAAAGGTATTAAAACCTAATCGTGCACTTATAGATGCGATTGATGAGTTTAAAGCAGATAATCCTGACCTATTTAAGCAAAATCAGTTTGCTATGTAA